Proteins encoded in a region of the Pseudomonas viciae genome:
- a CDS encoding SDR family NAD(P)-dependent oxidoreductase, producing MTHQIALITGASRGLGRNMALHLAKRGVHIIGTYRSGAAEAETLKQEIEAQGGKVAMLPLDITDTASYPAFSSAVTHTLMADFGRERFDFLINNAGNGLFANFVDATEEQFGSLVATHLRGPIFLTQKLLPLMDDGGRILNVSSGFVRFTLPGYSIYAAVKAAVEVLTRFMAVELGSRRIRVNAIAPGAIATDFGGGAVRDNQDVNAYVAQGIALGRVGLPDDIGGAVAAILSDDMAWANGTTFDISGGQLL from the coding sequence ATGACCCACCAGATCGCACTCATCACCGGCGCCAGCCGTGGCCTTGGCCGTAACATGGCCCTTCACCTCGCCAAGCGCGGCGTCCACATCATCGGCACCTATCGCAGCGGCGCAGCAGAAGCCGAGACGCTGAAGCAGGAGATCGAAGCGCAGGGCGGCAAGGTTGCGATGCTGCCGCTCGACATCACCGACACCGCCAGCTATCCGGCTTTTTCAAGCGCAGTGACTCATACGCTGATGGCCGACTTCGGCCGCGAGCGCTTCGACTTCCTCATCAACAATGCCGGCAATGGCCTCTTTGCGAACTTTGTTGATGCGACCGAAGAGCAGTTTGGCTCACTGGTCGCCACGCACCTTCGCGGTCCGATCTTTCTGACTCAGAAGCTGCTACCACTTATGGACGACGGTGGTCGTATCCTGAACGTTTCCTCCGGCTTCGTGCGCTTTACTCTGCCGGGCTACAGCATTTATGCGGCGGTGAAGGCTGCCGTCGAGGTGCTGACCCGTTTCATGGCCGTGGAACTCGGTTCGCGTCGAATTCGGGTGAATGCGATTGCTCCGGGCGCCATCGCAACCGATTTTGGCGGTGGTGCAGTGCGCGACAATCAGGATGTGAACGCCTACGTCGCACAGGGCATTGCGCTGGGTCGTGTCGGTCTACCGGACGATATAGGCGGTGCGGTAGCCGCCATCCTGTCCGATGACATGGCCTGGGCTAACGGAACGACTTTTGACATTTCGGGCGGGCAGTTGCTCTAG